In a single window of the Eleginops maclovinus isolate JMC-PN-2008 ecotype Puerto Natales chromosome 6, JC_Emac_rtc_rv5, whole genome shotgun sequence genome:
- the LOC134866239 gene encoding regulator of G-protein signaling 13-like — MPSIDVSPQRELQNLNMDLNNKKRGGNLKSRLQCRSSQDANIEGLCYEDMSQWSQSLERLLSSKYGTKIFQAFLKSEFSDENIEFWLLCEDYKKMKSSFRMSSRAKKIFKRYIQAEAPREINIDHNTRELIRRNMKTPNSLCFDDARRIVYGLMERDSYPRFLRSDLYQDLLETTSESVQM, encoded by the exons ATGCCGAGTATTGACGTATCACCACAAAGGGAGCTACAGAACCTCAACATGGATCTTAATAACAAGAAGag GGGAGGAAACCTGAAGTCTCGGCTGCAGTGTAGATCGTCTCAAGATGCTAACATTGAGGG gctttgtTACGAAGATATGTCCCAGTGGTCACAATCACTCGAGAGGCTTCTATCATCCAAAT ATGGCACGAAGATATTCCAGGCCTTCTTGAAGTCAGAATTCAGTGATGAAAACATTGAGTTTTGGCTTCTTTGTGAGGACTATAAGAAGATGAAGTCTTCCTTCAGGATGTCCTCTAGGGCCAAAAAGATCTTCAAACGCTACATTCAAGCCGAGGCTCCGAGAGAG ATCAACATTGATCACAACACCAGAGAGCTGATCAGGCGGAACATGAAGACGCCCAACTCGTTGTGCTTTGATGATGCCCGGAGGATTGTCTACGGGCTAATGGAGAGGGACTCGTACCCACGTTTCCTAAGGTCTGACCTCTATCAGGATCTATTGGAAACTACTTCAGAATCGGTGCAGATGTAA
- the ro60 gene encoding 60 kDa SS-A/Ro ribonucleoprotein, whose amino-acid sequence MEPSGSRISSLNSHTLNSTGRGCQLEISDKAKLCRFLCYGSEGDVYTAREEGHVSMEDAGALLSMLQDGRGAEVVEEIKRFSQDGRAVRLNPSVFALALCSQHSELKTRQAAFKAVKEVCRDPAHLFSFIQQKKELREGMKCGIWGRALRKAVSDWYNERDAMSLAAAVTKCKQREGWTHQDLLRLSHTKPANEAIALISKYVTKGWTEVQLAYSDKENSEEVVKVFSYLEMVEKIKHSCDETEVINLIEEHKMEREQLLTDHLKSKQVWTALLKEMPLQSVLKILGKMTSNKVFEPGSSDTQALCDRIQSETTLTKAKIHPFHILLSSENYKRGQGYQGKTKWEPDSSILKAMDSAFYKSFMNVEPVGKRFVVAVDVSTSLSSIVPGTSISTAVAAAAISMVFARTEAETHVLAYSEGALVPCSISADMTLAQATFELVKIPGGSTDCTLPIRWATENGKAADVFIILTNNPLWAFTASPVQSLKKHRQQSGANSKLVMCGLTSIGHAIADTEDRGLVSICGFDLGAFSVIRNLAQDLI is encoded by the exons ATGGAGCCATCGGGAAGTAGGATATCTTCATTGAACAGCCACACCCTGAACTCAACAGGCCGCGGCTGTCAATTGGAGATCAGCGACAAGGCCAAACTGTGCCGCTTCCTGTGCTATGGCTCGGAGGGGGACGTATACACTGCCAGAGAAGAGGGGCACGTCAGCATGGAAGACGCCGGAGCACTGCTTTCCATGCTGCAGGATGGCCGAGGCGctgaggtggtggaggagatAAAAAGGTTCTCTCAGGACGGGCGAGCCGTCAGACTCAACCCCTCCGTTTTCGCCCTGGCTTTGTGCTCCCAGCACTCAGAGCTGAAGACCAGGCAGGCGGCCTTCAAAGCAGTGAAGGAGGTCTGTCGGGACCCTGCACACCTGTTTTCTTTCATCCAGCAAAAGAAAGAATTGCGAGAGGGTATGAAGTGTGGTATTTGGGGACGCGCCCTGAGGAAAGCAGTGTCTGACTGGTACAATGAGCGAGATGCCATGAGTCTGGCAGCAGCTGTGACCAAAtgtaaacagagagagggatggacACACCAGGATCTGCTCAGGCTCTCGCACACTAAACCAGCTAATGAAG CAATTGCCTTGATCAGCAAATATGTAACAAAAGGATGGACAGAAGTGCAGCTCGCTTACTCCGACAAAGAGAATTCAGAAGAGGTTGTCAAAGTGTTTTCCTACCTTGAAATGGTGGAGAAGATCAAACACAGTTGTGATGAAACAGAGGTCATCAATTTAATAGAGGAACACAAAATGGAGAGGGAACAGCTGCTGACAGACCACCTGAAATCAAAACAG GTATGGACGGCGTTGTTGAAGGAAATGCCTCTCCAATCAGTGCTAAAGATCTTGGGTAAGATGACTTCAAACAAAGTTTTCGAGCCAGGAAGTTCCGACACACAAGCTCTATGTGACAGAATCCAGAGCGAGACCACACTGACAAAG GCAAAGATCCACCCATTCCACATACTCTTGTCTTCTGAAAACTACAAAAGAGGCCAAGGCTATCAGGGTAAAACCAAATGGGAACCAGACAGCAGCATCCTTAAAGCTATGGACTCTGCCTTTTACAAGAGTTTTATG AATGTAGAGCCTGTGGGTAAACGCTTCGTTGTGGCAGTAGACGTGAGCACGTCACTGAGCAGCATCGTTCCGGGGACGTCCATCAGCACTGCTGTCGCCGCAGCAGCTATTTCGATG GTTTTTGCGAGGACAGAGGCAGAGACACACGTGCTGGCCTACTCTGAAGGAGCTCTGGTTCCATGCTCCATCTCTGCTGATATGACTCTTGCACAAGCAACATTTGAACTGGTTAAG ATCCCGGGGGGGAGCACAGACTGCACCCTGCCCATCAGATGGGCCACAGAGAACGGGAAAGCCGCAGATGTGTTCATCATTCTGACCAACAACCCTTTGTGGGCGTTCACTGCCAGCCCAGTGCAGTCTCTAAAGAAGCACAGACag CAATCAGGAGCCAATTCCAAGCTGGTGATGTGTGGGCTGACCTCCATTGGACACGCCATCgcagacacagaggacagaggttTAGTGAGCATCTGTGGCTTCGACCTCGGAGCTTTCAGCGTGATTCGTAACCTAGCCCAGGACCTGATCtga
- the LOC134865587 gene encoding regulator of G-protein signaling 21-like isoform X2 — protein sequence MKRTTSLDPQDTKRIHNPWKSKIQNFVQSPLPWRKFTRQETNETNPPGESLETVLSQKCGQKVFRDFLKSEFCEENLDFWLACQEFKTSKSPGEQRPRAARIYEEFIRDESPKQVNLDFYTREIIRQSVRQATLSCFVVAERKIYSLMENDSFPRFIESEQYEVLFDAASKQRGHGKHRKALEIRRSRDLTQHDSKAINMQCLSCTRTDIMRLQSVAQTQDQELC from the exons atgaagcGAACTACATCTTTGGATCCCCAGGACACAAAGAGAAT ACATAATCCCTGGAAATCCAAAATCCAGAACTTCGTCCAGAGTCCATTACCATGGCGGAAATTCACCAG ACAGGAAACAAATGAAACGAACCCACCCGGAGAATCTCTCGAGACTGTTCTTTCccagaaat GCGGACAAAAAGTATTTCGGGACTTTCTGAAGTCAGAGTTCTGTGAGGAAAACCTGGACTTCTGGCTCGCCTGTCAAGAGTTCAAAACCTCTAAGAGTCCAGGGGAGCAAAGACCCAGAGCAGCAAGAATTTATGAAGAGTTCATCAGGGATGAGTCTCCAAAACAG GTGAACTTAGATTTCTACACAAGAGAGATCATCAGGCAGAGTGTCCGACAAGCAACTCTGTCATGTTTTGTTGTGGCGGAGAGGAAAATCTACAGCCTGATGGAAAACGACTCCTTCCCCCGCTTTATTGAATCAGAACAATACGAAGTCCTGTTTGATGCGGCCTCTAAGCAGAGAGGCCATGGGAAGCACAGAAAGGCCCTGGAGATAAGGAGAAGCAGAGATCTGACGCAGCATGATTCTAAAGCCATCAACATGCAGTGTCTCTCCTGCACAAGGACTGACATCATGCGTCTTCAAAGTGTTGCACAGACACAGGATCAGGAACTGTGTTGA
- the LOC134865587 gene encoding regulator of G-protein signaling 21-like isoform X1, whose translation MKQVPNSFFYLMPFSDFLSVILSCRHNPWKSKIQNFVQSPLPWRKFTRQETNETNPPGESLETVLSQKCGQKVFRDFLKSEFCEENLDFWLACQEFKTSKSPGEQRPRAARIYEEFIRDESPKQVNLDFYTREIIRQSVRQATLSCFVVAERKIYSLMENDSFPRFIESEQYEVLFDAASKQRGHGKHRKALEIRRSRDLTQHDSKAINMQCLSCTRTDIMRLQSVAQTQDQELC comes from the exons atgaaacaagtaccaaattcatttttttacttaatGCCCTTCTCAGACTTTCTTTCTGTTATCCTCTCTTGTAGACATAATCCCTGGAAATCCAAAATCCAGAACTTCGTCCAGAGTCCATTACCATGGCGGAAATTCACCAG ACAGGAAACAAATGAAACGAACCCACCCGGAGAATCTCTCGAGACTGTTCTTTCccagaaat GCGGACAAAAAGTATTTCGGGACTTTCTGAAGTCAGAGTTCTGTGAGGAAAACCTGGACTTCTGGCTCGCCTGTCAAGAGTTCAAAACCTCTAAGAGTCCAGGGGAGCAAAGACCCAGAGCAGCAAGAATTTATGAAGAGTTCATCAGGGATGAGTCTCCAAAACAG GTGAACTTAGATTTCTACACAAGAGAGATCATCAGGCAGAGTGTCCGACAAGCAACTCTGTCATGTTTTGTTGTGGCGGAGAGGAAAATCTACAGCCTGATGGAAAACGACTCCTTCCCCCGCTTTATTGAATCAGAACAATACGAAGTCCTGTTTGATGCGGCCTCTAAGCAGAGAGGCCATGGGAAGCACAGAAAGGCCCTGGAGATAAGGAGAAGCAGAGATCTGACGCAGCATGATTCTAAAGCCATCAACATGCAGTGTCTCTCCTGCACAAGGACTGACATCATGCGTCTTCAAAGTGTTGCACAGACACAGGATCAGGAACTGTGTTGA